One stretch of Oceanimonas pelagia DNA includes these proteins:
- a CDS encoding aldehyde dehydrogenase family protein: MIYQQPGQPGAVVSFKSRYQNYIGGEWTAPVNGRYMDNTSPVNGAVFCEVPRSDADDVDLAVRAATQAFASWGTTPPAERANLMLRIADRIEQNREMLAVAETWDNGKAVRETLAADIPLVVDHFRYFAGAIRAQEGSAAELDAGTAVYHFREPVGVVGQIIPWNFPLLMAAWKLAPVLAAGCCTVLKPAEQTPASILVLMELIGDLLPPGVVNVVNGLGPEAGEAILRHPGIAKLAFTGSTPVGQHVLKAAAERLIPSTVELGGKSPNIFFEDVLRHEPEFVDKCIEGMLLTFFNQGEVCTCPSRALVQESIYDEFMERVLARGREIKQGNPLDTETQVGAQASREQFDRILGYLEVGRAEGAQMLLGGQANHISGLENGFYIQPTIFQGRNNMRVFQEEIFGPAVGVTTFRDEAEALAIANDTEFGLGAGVWTRDVNRAYRMARGIQAGRVWMNCYHAYPAHAAFGGYKKSGIGRETHKMMLDHYQLTKCMLVSYDSNPLGFF; encoded by the coding sequence ATGATCTATCAGCAACCCGGCCAGCCCGGCGCCGTTGTCAGCTTCAAGTCCCGTTATCAGAACTACATTGGCGGTGAGTGGACCGCACCGGTCAATGGCCGCTACATGGACAACACCTCGCCGGTGAACGGCGCCGTGTTCTGCGAGGTGCCCCGCTCCGACGCCGATGACGTGGATCTGGCGGTCAGGGCCGCCACTCAGGCCTTTGCCAGCTGGGGCACCACGCCGCCGGCGGAGCGCGCCAACCTGATGCTGCGCATTGCCGATCGCATTGAGCAGAACAGGGAAATGCTGGCGGTGGCGGAAACCTGGGACAATGGCAAGGCGGTGCGGGAAACCCTGGCCGCCGACATTCCCCTGGTGGTGGATCACTTCCGTTATTTCGCCGGTGCCATTCGCGCCCAGGAAGGCAGTGCCGCCGAGCTGGACGCCGGTACCGCCGTATATCACTTTCGCGAGCCGGTGGGGGTGGTGGGACAGATCATTCCCTGGAACTTTCCGCTGTTGATGGCGGCCTGGAAGCTGGCCCCGGTGCTGGCCGCCGGCTGCTGCACCGTGCTCAAGCCCGCCGAGCAGACCCCGGCGTCCATTCTGGTGCTGATGGAGCTGATTGGCGATCTGCTGCCGCCCGGCGTGGTTAACGTGGTCAACGGTTTGGGCCCGGAAGCGGGGGAAGCCATTTTGCGCCACCCGGGCATCGCCAAGCTGGCCTTTACCGGCTCCACCCCGGTGGGCCAGCACGTGCTCAAGGCCGCCGCCGAGCGCTTGATCCCGTCCACCGTGGAGCTGGGCGGCAAGTCGCCCAATATCTTCTTTGAAGACGTGCTGCGCCATGAGCCCGAGTTCGTGGACAAGTGCATTGAGGGCATGCTGCTCACCTTCTTCAACCAGGGTGAGGTGTGCACCTGCCCGTCCCGGGCGCTGGTGCAGGAAAGCATTTACGACGAATTCATGGAGCGGGTGCTGGCCCGGGGCCGGGAGATCAAACAGGGCAACCCCCTCGACACCGAGACCCAGGTGGGCGCGCAGGCGTCCCGGGAGCAGTTTGACCGCATCCTCGGTTACCTGGAAGTGGGCCGCGCCGAAGGCGCGCAAATGCTGCTGGGTGGCCAGGCCAACCATATTAGCGGGCTGGAAAACGGCTTCTACATTCAGCCCACCATCTTTCAGGGCCGTAACAACATGCGGGTGTTTCAGGAGGAAATCTTCGGCCCGGCGGTGGGGGTCACCACCTTCAGGGACGAGGCCGAGGCCCTGGCCATTGCCAACGACACCGAGTTCGGCCTGGGCGCCGGGGTCTGGACCCGCGACGTGAACCGAGCCTATCGCATGGCCCGGGGCATTCAGGCCGGTCGGGTATGGATGAACTGCTACCACGCCTATCCCGCCCACGCCGCCTTTGGCGGTTACAAAAAGTCGGGCATTGGCCGGGAAACCCACAAGATGATGCTGGATCATTACCAGCTCACCAAGTGCATGCTGGTCAGCTACGACAGCAACCCTCTTGGCTTTTTCTGA
- the yiaY gene encoding L-threonine dehydrogenase has protein sequence MSTATFFMPSVNLIGDGALEQAVNQVSESGFRHALIVTDTPLVELGYAGQLQQALAARDIQASVFDGVQANPTTGNVEAGLALLKQRQCDFVISLGGGSPHDCAKAIALVASNGGDIRDYEGVDKSAKAQLPLVAINTTAGTASEITRFCIITDEHTHIKMAIVDKHVTPVLSVNDPGLMKNMPASLTAATGMDALTHAVEAYVSTAANPITDACAIKAITLISQNLARAVANGADMEARNNMAYAQLLAGMAFNNASLGYVHAMAHQLGGFYDLPHGVCNAVLLPHVQRFNSRAAAARLAEVAAALGEEVQGLTEQQGADRCIAAIERLAREVGIPAGLRALKVKEEDFAELARNAMKDACGLTNPVQPSHEDVVEIFRAAY, from the coding sequence ATGAGCACAGCAACCTTCTTTATGCCCTCGGTCAACCTGATCGGCGACGGCGCCCTGGAGCAGGCGGTGAATCAGGTGAGCGAGTCCGGTTTTCGCCATGCGCTGATCGTCACCGATACGCCCCTGGTGGAGCTGGGCTATGCCGGCCAGCTGCAGCAGGCGCTGGCAGCCAGGGACATTCAGGCCAGTGTGTTTGACGGCGTGCAGGCCAACCCCACCACCGGCAACGTGGAAGCGGGGCTGGCGCTGCTAAAGCAAAGACAGTGCGACTTCGTGATTTCCCTCGGTGGCGGCTCGCCCCACGACTGTGCCAAGGCCATTGCCCTGGTGGCCAGCAACGGCGGCGACATTCGCGATTACGAAGGCGTCGACAAGTCCGCCAAGGCCCAGTTGCCGCTGGTGGCCATCAACACCACTGCCGGCACCGCCTCGGAAATCACCCGCTTCTGCATCATCACCGATGAGCACACCCACATCAAAATGGCCATCGTTGACAAGCACGTCACCCCGGTGCTGTCGGTGAATGATCCCGGCCTGATGAAAAACATGCCGGCCTCGCTTACCGCCGCCACCGGCATGGATGCGCTCACCCACGCGGTGGAGGCCTATGTGTCCACCGCGGCCAACCCCATTACCGACGCCTGCGCCATCAAGGCCATTACCCTGATCAGCCAAAACCTGGCCAGGGCGGTGGCCAACGGCGCCGACATGGAGGCCCGCAACAACATGGCCTATGCCCAGCTGCTGGCGGGCATGGCCTTTAACAACGCCTCTCTCGGTTATGTGCACGCCATGGCACACCAGCTGGGCGGGTTTTACGATCTGCCCCACGGCGTGTGCAATGCGGTATTGCTGCCCCATGTGCAGCGCTTCAACAGCCGGGCGGCCGCCGCCCGCCTGGCCGAGGTGGCCGCCGCCCTGGGTGAAGAAGTGCAGGGGCTGACCGAGCAGCAGGGCGCCGACCGCTGCATTGCCGCCATTGAGCGGCTGGCCCGGGAAGTAGGCATTCCCGCCGGCCTGCGCGCGCTCAAGGTGAAGGAAGAGGATTTTGCCGAGCTGGCCCGCAACGCCATGAAGGACGCCTGCGGCCTCACCAACCCGGTGCAGCCCAGCCATGAGGACGTGGTGGAGATTTTCAGGGCCGCCTATTAA
- a CDS encoding GGDEF domain-containing protein: MIPLPCISDDLPGLIADNRLRPLFQPIVDVSAGRILGHEALIRGPAGHRLEFPAALFGEARTLGLLSELDLACRQAALRRYHQLGMGGSLFVNVNPNVLLDRHHPRGCTRRLAEELGIAPEQIVIELSEQDAVQDTDGLKRALKRYRELGFRIAIDDLGAGYSGLKLWSELQPDFVKIDRHFIQHLDQDPVKREFVRSIAALARSMDSAVVAEGIETRAELEHLQEIGIQHCQGFWLGRPEARPLTRVPAYVPTGERRPFRRQQDTVDSLARSAPAMDVNERLDTAFERLLADNRLHSIPVLAQGMPVGMLHRSRVMELFSTPFGRALYANKPLSRAMDTQPVIVERHTSLDRASTLITDDDSVIARQHFIITHNGHYHGLGSVRGLLRTITEQRLQHARHANPLTQLPGNVPIYREIDEALQQQRDFYVAYFDLNHFKPYNDVYGYAQGDKVLQWVAALMQQIIGGAGQFLGHVGGDDFVAVFDARCDWQSLCNEVIRRFDEEIVGFYRAEDRLRRGMMAPARNGELKHHSLLGIAIGVVHPDPARCHSHDDVALLASAAKHSAKQHEQSCCCFSTERGPCRQP; encoded by the coding sequence ATGATTCCACTTCCCTGCATCAGCGACGATCTGCCCGGCCTGATTGCCGACAACCGGCTGCGGCCGCTGTTTCAGCCCATTGTCGATGTCAGCGCCGGGCGCATTCTCGGCCACGAGGCGCTGATCCGCGGGCCCGCCGGCCACCGGCTGGAATTTCCGGCGGCCCTGTTTGGCGAAGCCCGCACCCTTGGGCTGCTGTCGGAGCTGGATCTGGCCTGCCGCCAGGCGGCGCTGCGTCGCTATCACCAGCTTGGCATGGGCGGCAGCCTGTTTGTGAACGTCAATCCCAATGTGCTGCTCGACCGCCATCACCCGAGAGGCTGCACCCGCCGGCTGGCGGAAGAGCTGGGCATCGCCCCGGAGCAGATTGTCATTGAGCTGTCGGAACAGGATGCGGTGCAGGACACCGACGGCCTGAAACGCGCCCTCAAGCGCTACCGGGAGCTGGGCTTTCGCATTGCCATCGACGATCTCGGCGCCGGCTACTCCGGGCTCAAACTGTGGTCGGAGCTGCAGCCCGACTTTGTCAAGATTGACCGGCATTTCATTCAGCATCTGGACCAGGATCCGGTGAAGCGGGAATTCGTGCGCAGCATTGCCGCCCTGGCCCGCAGCATGGACTCGGCGGTGGTGGCCGAAGGCATTGAAACCCGCGCCGAGCTCGAGCATCTGCAGGAAATAGGTATTCAGCACTGCCAGGGCTTCTGGCTGGGCCGCCCCGAGGCCAGACCATTGACCCGGGTGCCGGCCTATGTGCCCACCGGTGAGCGCCGTCCCTTTCGCCGCCAGCAGGACACGGTAGACAGCCTGGCCCGCTCCGCGCCGGCCATGGACGTGAACGAGCGGCTGGACACCGCCTTTGAGCGGCTGCTGGCCGACAACCGGCTGCACTCCATTCCGGTGCTGGCCCAGGGCATGCCGGTGGGCATGCTGCACCGCTCCCGGGTGATGGAGCTGTTTTCCACTCCCTTTGGCCGCGCCCTCTACGCCAACAAACCACTGTCGCGGGCCATGGACACCCAGCCGGTGATCGTGGAACGGCACACCTCCCTGGATCGGGCCAGCACGCTGATCACCGACGACGACAGCGTCATCGCCCGTCAGCATTTCATCATTACCCACAACGGCCATTATCACGGTCTGGGCTCGGTGCGGGGACTGCTGCGCACCATTACCGAACAGCGGTTGCAGCATGCCCGCCACGCCAACCCCCTGACCCAGTTGCCGGGCAATGTGCCCATTTACCGGGAAATCGACGAGGCGCTGCAGCAGCAGCGGGACTTTTACGTGGCCTACTTCGACCTCAACCATTTCAAGCCCTACAACGATGTGTACGGCTACGCCCAGGGGGACAAAGTGCTGCAATGGGTGGCGGCGCTGATGCAGCAGATCATCGGCGGTGCCGGCCAGTTTCTCGGCCATGTGGGCGGAGACGACTTCGTGGCGGTGTTTGACGCCCGCTGCGACTGGCAGAGCCTGTGCAACGAGGTGATACGCCGCTTTGACGAAGAAATCGTCGGTTTTTACCGTGCCGAAGACCGGCTGCGACGGGGCATGATGGCGCCCGCCCGCAACGGCGAGCTGAAGCACCATTCACTGCTGGGCATTGCCATTGGCGTGGTGCACCCGGATCCGGCCCGCTGCCACTCCCACGACGACGTGGCCCTGCTGGCCAGTGCCGCCAAGCACAGCGCCAAGCAGCATGAGCAAAGCTGCTGCTGTTTCAGCACCGAGCGGGGACCATGCCGGCAGCCCTAA
- the rarD gene encoding EamA family transporter RarD has product MARGVALSVFSSVLFALLYYYASLMTPMSGEVVFGWRMLLTMPCLGLFLLYSGDWRLVATLLSQLKRRPLLWMGLPLSSALVAVQLWIFMWAPINGRGLAVSLGYFMMPLVLVLVGRFLYRERPTHLQWLAVACAAAGVANELWHAGGVSWETLVVALGYPLYFVWRRWLGNDTLGGLWCDMLLMLPVAAWFVLAAGSPMAVFAERPLLYPLVLGLGMISALALACYILASRRLPFSLFGLLGYVEPVLLVVVSLMLGETISAEEWPTYIAIWTAVALLILEGVRKMLAFRRYPFSQNAAH; this is encoded by the coding sequence GTGGCCAGAGGGGTTGCGTTGTCGGTGTTTTCATCTGTGCTGTTTGCGCTGCTGTATTACTACGCCAGCCTGATGACGCCCATGAGCGGCGAGGTGGTGTTTGGCTGGCGCATGCTGCTGACCATGCCCTGCCTGGGCCTGTTCCTGCTCTACAGCGGCGACTGGCGACTGGTGGCCACTTTGCTTTCGCAACTGAAACGCCGGCCCCTGCTCTGGATGGGACTGCCGCTGTCTTCCGCGCTGGTGGCGGTGCAGCTGTGGATTTTTATGTGGGCTCCCATCAACGGCCGGGGGCTGGCGGTGTCGCTCGGTTATTTCATGATGCCGCTGGTGCTGGTACTGGTAGGGCGGTTTCTTTACCGGGAGCGGCCCACCCACCTGCAGTGGCTGGCGGTGGCCTGTGCCGCCGCCGGGGTGGCCAATGAGCTGTGGCACGCCGGTGGCGTGTCCTGGGAGACCCTGGTAGTGGCCCTGGGCTACCCGCTCTATTTCGTGTGGCGGCGCTGGCTCGGCAACGACACCCTGGGCGGCCTGTGGTGCGACATGCTGCTGATGCTGCCGGTGGCGGCCTGGTTTGTGCTGGCCGCCGGCTCGCCCATGGCCGTCTTTGCCGAGCGTCCGCTGTTGTATCCGCTGGTGCTGGGCCTGGGCATGATCAGCGCGCTGGCGCTGGCCTGCTATATTCTCGCCAGCCGGCGGCTGCCGTTCAGCCTGTTCGGTCTGCTCGGCTACGTGGAGCCGGTGCTGCTGGTGGTGGTGTCACTGATGCTGGGCGAAACCATTTCCGCCGAGGAATGGCCCACCTACATCGCCATCTGGACGGCGGTGGCTCTGTTGATCCTCGAAGGGGTGCGTAAAATGCTGGCGTTCCGGCGTTATCCCTTCAGTCAGAACGCCGCCCACTGA
- a CDS encoding DMT family transporter, protein MTALASRFAAQGRTMLWIPFTLFAAFMQACRNAFQKQLSQNAGATAVTLARFVLAWPLAALYLWLLYRWQPAQPQPAFTTGFGMLIVAAAVSQILATALMVRLFQLRNYAVGVGLAKSEAVLAAALGVFFFSAPLTSPGWLGVMMGGVAVWLLSGLSRAAGQGVPAGTLVTGLGSGLAFALTSLWVREASLALALPFPFGAAWVLLLVISLQTLLLLGWLGLRNPAALGALWRRPGLTALVSLTSCLGSIGWFTAMSLESVALVKTLGQVEVLFTLMISAWYFREPLGRRDHGGLVLIVLAAVLVMWA, encoded by the coding sequence ATGACCGCCCTCGCCTCACGCTTTGCCGCCCAAGGACGCACCATGCTGTGGATCCCCTTTACCCTGTTCGCCGCCTTTATGCAGGCCTGCCGCAACGCCTTTCAGAAACAACTGAGCCAGAACGCCGGCGCCACCGCCGTGACCCTGGCGCGCTTTGTGCTGGCCTGGCCGCTGGCGGCACTGTACCTGTGGTTGCTGTATCGCTGGCAGCCGGCCCAGCCCCAGCCCGCCTTTACCACGGGCTTTGGCATGCTGATTGTGGCGGCGGCGGTAAGCCAGATCCTGGCCACCGCCCTGATGGTGCGGCTGTTTCAGCTGCGCAACTATGCGGTGGGCGTCGGCCTGGCCAAGAGCGAGGCGGTGCTGGCGGCGGCCCTGGGGGTGTTCTTTTTCAGCGCCCCGCTCACCTCCCCGGGCTGGCTGGGGGTCATGATGGGCGGCGTGGCGGTGTGGTTGCTGAGCGGCCTCAGCCGGGCGGCGGGCCAGGGTGTGCCGGCCGGCACCCTGGTTACCGGGCTGGGCAGCGGCCTGGCCTTTGCCCTGACCTCGCTGTGGGTACGGGAAGCCAGCCTGGCGCTGGCCCTGCCCTTCCCGTTCGGCGCCGCCTGGGTGCTGCTGCTGGTGATCAGCCTGCAGACCCTGCTGCTGCTGGGCTGGCTGGGCCTGCGCAACCCGGCCGCGCTGGGAGCGCTGTGGCGCCGGCCCGGACTGACGGCGCTGGTGAGCCTCACCAGCTGTCTTGGCTCCATTGGCTGGTTTACCGCCATGAGTCTGGAAAGCGTGGCCCTGGTCAAGACCCTGGGCCAGGTGGAGGTACTGTTTACCCTGATGATCTCGGCCTGGTACTTCCGCGAGCCGCTGGGCCGGCGGGATCACGGCGGTCTGGTGCTGATCGTGCTGGCCGCCGTGCTGGTGATGTGGGCCTGA
- a CDS encoding LysE family translocator: MAFDTWLVYLAACIGLSLTPGPNSLLALTHGALYGPGRTLATIAGGAAGFIGVVGLSMFGIASLLTLASELLLVMKVLGGIYLVWLGIQVWRSPAPGGGVGTISGQASAWIMARQGLLSAFANPKALLFFAAFLPQFIDPAASLWQQFVVMAVTFAVVEALTEGVIAGFAGRVSGWLGRCGRGFNRTCGGLFMLIGGWLPLSR; encoded by the coding sequence ATGGCATTTGATACCTGGCTGGTTTACCTGGCGGCCTGCATTGGCCTGTCGCTGACGCCGGGCCCCAACAGCCTGCTGGCGCTGACCCACGGCGCCCTTTACGGTCCGGGCCGCACCCTGGCCACCATTGCCGGCGGTGCCGCCGGTTTTATCGGCGTGGTGGGGCTGTCGATGTTCGGCATCGCCTCGCTGCTGACCCTGGCGTCCGAGTTGCTGCTGGTGATGAAGGTGCTGGGCGGCATCTATCTGGTGTGGCTGGGCATTCAGGTGTGGCGTTCGCCGGCCCCGGGCGGCGGGGTGGGTACCATCAGCGGCCAGGCCAGTGCCTGGATCATGGCCCGGCAGGGGCTGCTGTCGGCCTTTGCCAACCCCAAGGCGTTGCTGTTTTTTGCCGCCTTTCTGCCCCAGTTCATCGATCCCGCCGCCAGCCTGTGGCAGCAGTTTGTGGTCATGGCGGTGACCTTTGCGGTGGTGGAAGCCCTCACCGAGGGCGTGATCGCCGGCTTTGCCGGCCGGGTGTCGGGCTGGCTCGGCCGCTGTGGCCGGGGCTTTAACCGCACCTGTGGCGGCCTGTTCATGCTGATTGGCGGCTGGCTGCCGTTAAGCCGATGA
- a CDS encoding L-cystine transporter, whose product MLTMLVNLTIFVLLMLVLGRLARRGQSLSRQVLTGLVFGVAAGFAMQLLYDAGTIARTLEWVNVVGGGYVRLLQMIVIPLVLVSILGAVSRLHNATSLGKISVLTLGVLLFTTAISALVGAFVTYSFGLSAADLVQGARELARAEQLEASVASVANLSMPQLLVSFIPRNPFADMTGASPTSIIGVVVFAVFLGLAVLTLLKDEPELGKRVLGGIEALQALIMRLVRLVMKLTPYGVMALMTKVIAGSNLQDVLSLAGFLVASYLAIAIMFGVHGLLLTLVGVNARRFFTKVWPVLAFAFTSRSSAATIPLNVQAQTQKLGVPESIANFSASFGATIGQNGCAGIYPAMLAVMIAPTMGIDVLDPLWLATLVGVITLASFGVAGVGGGATFAALIVLPIMGMPVALAALLISIEPLIDMARTALNVNGAMTAGTISSKLLGQTDEAVFAAEREEQAPAVA is encoded by the coding sequence ATGCTGACCATGCTCGTCAACCTGACGATCTTTGTGCTGCTGATGCTGGTGCTCGGCAGACTGGCCCGCCGGGGCCAGTCCCTTTCCCGCCAGGTGCTTACCGGCCTGGTGTTTGGCGTGGCCGCCGGCTTTGCCATGCAGCTGCTGTATGACGCCGGCACCATTGCCCGCACCCTGGAATGGGTGAACGTGGTGGGCGGCGGTTATGTGCGCCTGCTGCAGATGATCGTGATCCCGCTGGTGCTGGTGTCCATTCTCGGCGCCGTATCGCGGCTGCACAACGCCACCTCGCTGGGCAAGATCAGCGTGCTGACCCTGGGAGTGCTGCTGTTCACCACCGCCATTTCGGCGCTGGTGGGCGCCTTTGTGACCTACTCCTTTGGCCTCAGCGCCGCCGATCTGGTGCAGGGCGCCCGCGAGCTGGCCCGGGCCGAACAGCTGGAAGCCTCGGTGGCCAGCGTGGCCAACCTGTCCATGCCCCAGTTGCTGGTGTCCTTTATTCCGCGCAACCCCTTTGCCGACATGACCGGCGCCAGCCCCACCTCCATCATCGGCGTGGTGGTGTTTGCGGTGTTCCTGGGCCTGGCGGTGCTGACCCTGCTGAAGGACGAGCCCGAGCTGGGCAAACGGGTGCTGGGCGGCATTGAGGCGTTGCAGGCACTGATCATGCGGCTGGTGCGGCTGGTGATGAAGCTGACCCCCTATGGTGTGATGGCACTGATGACCAAGGTGATCGCCGGCTCCAACCTGCAGGACGTGCTCAGCCTGGCCGGTTTTCTGGTGGCCTCCTATCTCGCCATTGCCATCATGTTTGGCGTGCACGGGCTGCTGCTGACCCTGGTGGGCGTGAATGCCAGGCGCTTTTTCACCAAGGTATGGCCGGTGCTGGCGTTCGCCTTTACCAGCCGCTCCAGCGCCGCCACCATTCCGCTGAACGTGCAGGCGCAAACCCAGAAGCTGGGCGTACCCGAAAGCATCGCCAACTTCTCCGCTTCCTTTGGGGCCACCATCGGCCAGAACGGCTGTGCCGGCATCTACCCGGCCATGCTGGCGGTGATGATCGCCCCCACCATGGGCATCGACGTGCTGGATCCGCTGTGGCTGGCGACCCTGGTGGGCGTGATCACCCTGGCCTCCTTTGGCGTGGCCGGCGTAGGCGGCGGCGCCACCTTTGCGGCGTTGATCGTGTTGCCGATCATGGGCATGCCGGTGGCGCTGGCGGCGCTGCTGATCTCCATCGAGCCGCTGATCGACATGGCCCGCACCGCCCTGAACGTGAACGGTGCCATGACCGCCGGCACCATCAGCAGCAAGCTGCTGGGCCAGACCGACGAGGCGGTGTTTGCCGCCGAGCGGGAAGAACAGGCTCCGGCCGTGGCCTGA
- a CDS encoding lytic murein transglycosylase, protein MTRARIFSPLLAGLLLAGCASQADTAPAAPMAGAKAQVTPGVTSHPDFATWRADFRRRALAEGISPDVFDAAFRGIDLNHSVIKLDRGQAEFSRQIWEYLDSAVSATRVSTGRAKQQALKDTLARIEQRYGIEAEVVLAIWGMETNYGSYRGNTPTIEGLATLAFEGRRRAFAETQLIAALRILQAGDVSVSDMRGSWAGAMGHTQFMPTSYLEYAQDFNHDGKRNVWSEDPTDALASTAYYLSRFGWQAGAPWGLEVRLPEGFDYARAEQGNRQPVTHWRERGVTLAGGGALPDFGKAAILVPAGARGPAFAVFNNFYVIKRYNNATAYAMGVGHLADKIAGGSDFHQAWPRHERALSRTEKQELQRRLSARGFDTGGADGVIGPNTMAAIRAWQQAQGLVADGYASASLLERLR, encoded by the coding sequence ATGACAAGAGCACGCATTTTTTCCCCCCTGCTGGCCGGCCTGCTGCTGGCCGGCTGCGCCAGCCAGGCCGATACCGCCCCGGCCGCGCCCATGGCCGGCGCCAAGGCACAGGTGACCCCCGGGGTTACCTCTCACCCCGACTTTGCCACCTGGCGTGCCGATTTCCGCCGCCGCGCCCTGGCCGAAGGCATCAGCCCCGACGTGTTTGACGCCGCCTTCAGGGGCATCGACCTGAATCACAGCGTCATCAAGCTGGATCGCGGTCAGGCCGAATTCAGCCGCCAGATCTGGGAATATCTGGACAGCGCCGTGTCGGCCACCCGGGTGAGTACCGGCCGGGCAAAACAGCAGGCGCTGAAGGACACCCTGGCCCGCATTGAGCAACGCTACGGCATTGAAGCCGAGGTGGTGCTGGCCATCTGGGGCATGGAAACCAACTATGGCAGCTACCGGGGCAACACCCCCACCATTGAGGGCCTGGCCACCCTGGCCTTTGAGGGCCGCCGCCGCGCGTTTGCCGAAACCCAGCTGATCGCCGCCCTGCGCATTCTGCAGGCGGGGGATGTGAGCGTGAGCGACATGCGCGGCTCCTGGGCCGGCGCCATGGGCCACACCCAGTTCATGCCCACCAGTTACCTGGAATACGCCCAGGACTTTAACCACGACGGCAAGCGCAATGTGTGGAGCGAAGACCCGACCGACGCCCTGGCCTCCACCGCCTATTACCTGTCCCGTTTCGGCTGGCAGGCCGGCGCCCCCTGGGGGCTGGAGGTGCGGCTGCCCGAGGGCTTTGACTACGCCCGGGCCGAGCAGGGCAACCGCCAGCCGGTGACCCACTGGCGCGAGCGCGGCGTAACCCTGGCCGGGGGTGGCGCCCTGCCCGATTTCGGCAAGGCCGCGATCCTGGTGCCGGCGGGCGCCCGGGGCCCGGCCTTTGCGGTGTTTAACAACTTTTATGTGATCAAGCGCTACAACAACGCCACCGCCTACGCCATGGGAGTAGGACATCTTGCCGATAAAATCGCCGGTGGCAGTGATTTTCACCAGGCCTGGCCGCGCCATGAACGGGCACTGAGCCGCACCGAAAAACAGGAGCTGCAACGGCGTCTGAGCGCCCGGGGGTTTGACACCGGTGGCGCCGACGGCGTGATTGGCCCCAATACCATGGCGGCCATTCGCGCCTGGCAGCAGGCGCAGGGACTGGTGGCCGACGGCTACGCCAGCGCCAGCCTGCTGGAGCGCCTGCGCTGA
- a CDS encoding GNAT family N-acetyltransferase, which produces MYSSRNYQETDFSSLELIYHDSVMGQGRRGYSDEQVQVWAAFPYLFRDDFSRLVRSGYTRVMTLHNIPVAFATLTPDNCVALVYVLAEHSGRGLAGRLCEEMEREARRRGVRCLTTDASVLSRPMFEQRGFRLVDQQQVHKAGLSFTRFIMEKKLD; this is translated from the coding sequence ATGTACTCGAGCAGAAACTACCAGGAAACCGACTTCAGCAGCCTGGAGCTGATTTATCACGATTCGGTCATGGGGCAGGGGCGACGCGGCTACAGCGATGAGCAGGTGCAGGTGTGGGCGGCCTTTCCCTACCTGTTTCGCGACGATTTCAGCCGGCTGGTACGATCCGGTTACACCCGGGTGATGACGCTGCACAATATTCCGGTGGCCTTTGCCACTCTGACCCCGGACAACTGCGTGGCGCTGGTGTATGTGCTGGCGGAGCATTCCGGGCGCGGCCTGGCCGGGCGGCTGTGCGAGGAAATGGAGCGGGAGGCGCGCCGGCGTGGCGTGCGCTGCCTGACCACGGACGCCAGCGTGCTGTCGCGGCCCATGTTTGAACAGCGCGGCTTTCGGCTGGTGGATCAGCAGCAGGTGCACAAGGCCGGCCTGAGTTTCACCCGCTTTATCATGGAAAAAAAGCTGGACTGA